In the genome of Syngnathoides biaculeatus isolate LvHL_M chromosome 14, ASM1980259v1, whole genome shotgun sequence, one region contains:
- the egfl6 gene encoding epidermal growth factor-like protein 6 isoform X4: MKPITVISALLLLLHVSSPCAKAHRQHRQVSTGNQPGVCRYGRRLECCYGWKKNRRGQCEAQCEPGCKHGECVGPNKCKCFLGYTGKTCNQDLNECGLIPRPCEHRCMNTHGSFKCYCLNGYTLMPDGSCANSRTCSLAHCQYGCEEVQGEIRCLCPSVGLQLAPDERTCVDINECVTGSNLCPYNRQCVNTFGSYFCKCQDGYDLKYVNGKYDCVAIPESQVRPGIPGGKLENEEIKNIIPEPVLTPPPRIHQQRFDYGGEVYIGEPTAETPVDEFLDEEEEKEEEEEDNQLNPRGDVFRNNRVCKTLYTAREDRPRNIHHLLERNFSLLACESGGMQAQPGSASHTLGEASEDFASVLGPAREVQQFETAPHQEEFIMDCNFDRGACEWVQDKADDMDWSVAYHGKGAEYYMSMSGLQGEQEDVAKLKLLLSDRTQQGSFCLTFNYRVVGHDVGSLKVLLDNNAYPVWEQNHSRNQGWQTELLTVAWKEEAPQSIIFEAQRGRGVEGEIGLDNVVLTSGPCQEDDSLIF; the protein is encoded by the exons ATGAAGCCAATCACTGTCATCAGTGCTCTTTTGCTCCTTCTCCACGTCTCTTCTCCGTGTGCAAAAGCGCACAG GCAGCACAGACAAGTTTCTACTGGAAACCAACCAGGTGTGTGTCGCTACGGTAGGCGGCTGGAGTGTTGCTATGGCTGGAAGAAAAATCGCAGAGGCCAGTGTGAGG CTCAATGTGAGCCAGGCTGCAAGCACGGCGAATGCGTTGGACCAAACAAATGCAAGTGCTTCCTGGGATACACGGGGAAAACGTGCAATCAGG ATTTGAACGAATGTGGCTTGATCCCTCGTCCGTGTGAACATCGCTGCATGAACACCCATGGCAGCTTCAAGTGTTACTGCCTCAACGGATACACGCTGATGCCTGATGGATCTTGCGCCA ATTCGAGGACCTGCTCGCTCGCTCATTGTCAGTACGGCTGTGAGGAAGTTCAGGGGGAGATTCGCTGCCTCTGTCCTTCTGTGGGGCTGCAGCTGGCTCCAGATGAGAGGACTTGCgtag ATATTAATGAATGCGTCACTGGAAGCAACCTTTGTCCATACAACAGACAATGTGTGAACACATTTGGCAGCTACTTCTGCAAGTGTCAGGACGGATACGATCTGAAATATGTCAACGGGAAATACGACTGCGTCG CCATCCCAGAGTCCCAAGTAAGGCCCGGAATTCCAGGAGGTAAACTTGAGAATGAGGAAATCAAAAACATTATCCCTGAACCGGTTCTGACCCCGCCTCCGAGGATCCACCAGCAGCGTTTTGACTACGGCGGAGAGGTCTACATCGGCGAACCAACTGCGGAGACCCCAGTGGATGAGTTTCTtgatgaggaagaagagaaagaagaggaagaggaagacaacCAGCTCAATCCAAGAGGGGATGTTTTCA GAAACAACAGAGTCTGTAAAACCCTTTACACAGCAAGAGAAGACAGGCCTCGAAACATTCATCACCTATTGGAGAGGAATTTTTCACTTTTGGCATGTGAGAGCGGAGGGATGCAAGCTCAACCCGGATCAGCTTCCCATACCCTGGGAGAAG CATCAGAGGATTTTGCATCAGTTCTTGGTCCAGCCAGAGAGGTCCAACAGTTTGAAACGGCGCCACATCAGGAAG AGTTTATCATGGACTGCAACTTTGATCGAGGAGCATGCGAGTGGGTGCAAGACAAGGCTGATGACATGGACTGGAGTGTAGCCTACCATGGCAAAG GTGCTGAGTACTACATGTCCATGAGTGGTCTGCAAGGGGAGCAAGAGGACGTGGCCAAGCTCAAGTTGCTACTCAGTGACCGAACCCAGCAGGGCAGCTTCTGCCTGACATTCAACTATCGTGTGGTGGGTCACGACGTTGGCTCGCTCAAGGTGCTGCTGGACAACAACGCTTACCCGGTGTGGGAACAGAACCACAGCAGGAATCAGGGATGGCAGACAGAGCTCCTCACTGTGGCCTGGAAAGAGGAAGCGCCACAATCA ATCATCTTTGAAGCTCAGCGCGGGAGAGGAGTCGAAGGGGAGATCGGATTAGACAACGTTGTTCTAACTTCAGGGCCATGTCAAGAAGATGACTCTCTGATTTTCTAA
- the egfl6 gene encoding epidermal growth factor-like protein 6 isoform X1 has protein sequence MKPITVISALLLLLHVSSPCAKAHRQHRQVSTGNQPGVCRYGRRLECCYGWKKNRRGQCEAQCEPGCKHGECVGPNKCKCFLGYTGKTCNQDLNECGLIPRPCEHRCMNTHGSFKCYCLNGYTLMPDGSCANSRTCSLAHCQYGCEEVQGEIRCLCPSVGLQLAPDERTCVDINECVTGSNLCPYNRQCVNTFGSYFCKCQDGYDLKYVNGKYDCVDLDECASGTNKCSHQAVCLNTQGSYKCRCKSGFRGNGFECSVKPFYQRLWDGNKGSADHILNAIPESQVRPGIPGGKLENEEIKNIIPEPVLTPPPRIHQQRFDYGGEVYIGEPTAETPVDEFLDEEEEKEEEEEDNQLNPRGDVFRNNRVCKTLYTAREDRPRNIHHLLERNFSLLACESGGMQAQPGSASHTLGEASEDFASVLGPAREVQQFETAPHQEEFIMDCNFDRGACEWVQDKADDMDWSVAYHGKGAEYYMSMSGLQGEQEDVAKLKLLLSDRTQQGSFCLTFNYRVVGHDVGSLKVLLDNNAYPVWEQNHSRNQGWQTELLTVAWKEEAPQSIIFEAQRGRGVEGEIGLDNVVLTSGPCQEDDSLIF, from the exons ATGAAGCCAATCACTGTCATCAGTGCTCTTTTGCTCCTTCTCCACGTCTCTTCTCCGTGTGCAAAAGCGCACAG GCAGCACAGACAAGTTTCTACTGGAAACCAACCAGGTGTGTGTCGCTACGGTAGGCGGCTGGAGTGTTGCTATGGCTGGAAGAAAAATCGCAGAGGCCAGTGTGAGG CTCAATGTGAGCCAGGCTGCAAGCACGGCGAATGCGTTGGACCAAACAAATGCAAGTGCTTCCTGGGATACACGGGGAAAACGTGCAATCAGG ATTTGAACGAATGTGGCTTGATCCCTCGTCCGTGTGAACATCGCTGCATGAACACCCATGGCAGCTTCAAGTGTTACTGCCTCAACGGATACACGCTGATGCCTGATGGATCTTGCGCCA ATTCGAGGACCTGCTCGCTCGCTCATTGTCAGTACGGCTGTGAGGAAGTTCAGGGGGAGATTCGCTGCCTCTGTCCTTCTGTGGGGCTGCAGCTGGCTCCAGATGAGAGGACTTGCgtag ATATTAATGAATGCGTCACTGGAAGCAACCTTTGTCCATACAACAGACAATGTGTGAACACATTTGGCAGCTACTTCTGCAAGTGTCAGGACGGATACGATCTGAAATATGTCAACGGGAAATACGACTGCGTCG ACCTGGATGAGTGTGCATCCGGCACCAACAAGTGCAGCCATCAAGCTGTCTGTCTGAACACTCAAGGATCGTACAAGTGCAGGTGCAAGTCAGGCTTCCGAGGCAATGGCTTTGAATGCTCTG TCAAGCCGTTTTATCAGAGGTTATGGGATGGAAACAAAGGCAGCGCTGATCATATCCTCAACG CCATCCCAGAGTCCCAAGTAAGGCCCGGAATTCCAGGAGGTAAACTTGAGAATGAGGAAATCAAAAACATTATCCCTGAACCGGTTCTGACCCCGCCTCCGAGGATCCACCAGCAGCGTTTTGACTACGGCGGAGAGGTCTACATCGGCGAACCAACTGCGGAGACCCCAGTGGATGAGTTTCTtgatgaggaagaagagaaagaagaggaagaggaagacaacCAGCTCAATCCAAGAGGGGATGTTTTCA GAAACAACAGAGTCTGTAAAACCCTTTACACAGCAAGAGAAGACAGGCCTCGAAACATTCATCACCTATTGGAGAGGAATTTTTCACTTTTGGCATGTGAGAGCGGAGGGATGCAAGCTCAACCCGGATCAGCTTCCCATACCCTGGGAGAAG CATCAGAGGATTTTGCATCAGTTCTTGGTCCAGCCAGAGAGGTCCAACAGTTTGAAACGGCGCCACATCAGGAAG AGTTTATCATGGACTGCAACTTTGATCGAGGAGCATGCGAGTGGGTGCAAGACAAGGCTGATGACATGGACTGGAGTGTAGCCTACCATGGCAAAG GTGCTGAGTACTACATGTCCATGAGTGGTCTGCAAGGGGAGCAAGAGGACGTGGCCAAGCTCAAGTTGCTACTCAGTGACCGAACCCAGCAGGGCAGCTTCTGCCTGACATTCAACTATCGTGTGGTGGGTCACGACGTTGGCTCGCTCAAGGTGCTGCTGGACAACAACGCTTACCCGGTGTGGGAACAGAACCACAGCAGGAATCAGGGATGGCAGACAGAGCTCCTCACTGTGGCCTGGAAAGAGGAAGCGCCACAATCA ATCATCTTTGAAGCTCAGCGCGGGAGAGGAGTCGAAGGGGAGATCGGATTAGACAACGTTGTTCTAACTTCAGGGCCATGTCAAGAAGATGACTCTCTGATTTTCTAA
- the egfl6 gene encoding epidermal growth factor-like protein 6 isoform X2 has product MKPITVISALLLLLHVSSPCAKAHRQHRQVSTGNQPGVCRYGRRLECCYGWKKNRRGQCEAQCEPGCKHGECVGPNKCKCFLGYTGKTCNQDLNECGLIPRPCEHRCMNTHGSFKCYCLNGYTLMPDGSCANSRTCSLAHCQYGCEEVQGEIRCLCPSVGLQLAPDERTCVDINECVTGSNLCPYNRQCVNTFGSYFCKCQDGYDLKYVNGKYDCVDLDECASGTNKCSHQAVCLNTQGSYKCRCKSGFRGNGFECSAIPESQVRPGIPGGKLENEEIKNIIPEPVLTPPPRIHQQRFDYGGEVYIGEPTAETPVDEFLDEEEEKEEEEEDNQLNPRGDVFRNNRVCKTLYTAREDRPRNIHHLLERNFSLLACESGGMQAQPGSASHTLGEASEDFASVLGPAREVQQFETAPHQEEFIMDCNFDRGACEWVQDKADDMDWSVAYHGKGAEYYMSMSGLQGEQEDVAKLKLLLSDRTQQGSFCLTFNYRVVGHDVGSLKVLLDNNAYPVWEQNHSRNQGWQTELLTVAWKEEAPQSIIFEAQRGRGVEGEIGLDNVVLTSGPCQEDDSLIF; this is encoded by the exons ATGAAGCCAATCACTGTCATCAGTGCTCTTTTGCTCCTTCTCCACGTCTCTTCTCCGTGTGCAAAAGCGCACAG GCAGCACAGACAAGTTTCTACTGGAAACCAACCAGGTGTGTGTCGCTACGGTAGGCGGCTGGAGTGTTGCTATGGCTGGAAGAAAAATCGCAGAGGCCAGTGTGAGG CTCAATGTGAGCCAGGCTGCAAGCACGGCGAATGCGTTGGACCAAACAAATGCAAGTGCTTCCTGGGATACACGGGGAAAACGTGCAATCAGG ATTTGAACGAATGTGGCTTGATCCCTCGTCCGTGTGAACATCGCTGCATGAACACCCATGGCAGCTTCAAGTGTTACTGCCTCAACGGATACACGCTGATGCCTGATGGATCTTGCGCCA ATTCGAGGACCTGCTCGCTCGCTCATTGTCAGTACGGCTGTGAGGAAGTTCAGGGGGAGATTCGCTGCCTCTGTCCTTCTGTGGGGCTGCAGCTGGCTCCAGATGAGAGGACTTGCgtag ATATTAATGAATGCGTCACTGGAAGCAACCTTTGTCCATACAACAGACAATGTGTGAACACATTTGGCAGCTACTTCTGCAAGTGTCAGGACGGATACGATCTGAAATATGTCAACGGGAAATACGACTGCGTCG ACCTGGATGAGTGTGCATCCGGCACCAACAAGTGCAGCCATCAAGCTGTCTGTCTGAACACTCAAGGATCGTACAAGTGCAGGTGCAAGTCAGGCTTCCGAGGCAATGGCTTTGAATGCTCTG CCATCCCAGAGTCCCAAGTAAGGCCCGGAATTCCAGGAGGTAAACTTGAGAATGAGGAAATCAAAAACATTATCCCTGAACCGGTTCTGACCCCGCCTCCGAGGATCCACCAGCAGCGTTTTGACTACGGCGGAGAGGTCTACATCGGCGAACCAACTGCGGAGACCCCAGTGGATGAGTTTCTtgatgaggaagaagagaaagaagaggaagaggaagacaacCAGCTCAATCCAAGAGGGGATGTTTTCA GAAACAACAGAGTCTGTAAAACCCTTTACACAGCAAGAGAAGACAGGCCTCGAAACATTCATCACCTATTGGAGAGGAATTTTTCACTTTTGGCATGTGAGAGCGGAGGGATGCAAGCTCAACCCGGATCAGCTTCCCATACCCTGGGAGAAG CATCAGAGGATTTTGCATCAGTTCTTGGTCCAGCCAGAGAGGTCCAACAGTTTGAAACGGCGCCACATCAGGAAG AGTTTATCATGGACTGCAACTTTGATCGAGGAGCATGCGAGTGGGTGCAAGACAAGGCTGATGACATGGACTGGAGTGTAGCCTACCATGGCAAAG GTGCTGAGTACTACATGTCCATGAGTGGTCTGCAAGGGGAGCAAGAGGACGTGGCCAAGCTCAAGTTGCTACTCAGTGACCGAACCCAGCAGGGCAGCTTCTGCCTGACATTCAACTATCGTGTGGTGGGTCACGACGTTGGCTCGCTCAAGGTGCTGCTGGACAACAACGCTTACCCGGTGTGGGAACAGAACCACAGCAGGAATCAGGGATGGCAGACAGAGCTCCTCACTGTGGCCTGGAAAGAGGAAGCGCCACAATCA ATCATCTTTGAAGCTCAGCGCGGGAGAGGAGTCGAAGGGGAGATCGGATTAGACAACGTTGTTCTAACTTCAGGGCCATGTCAAGAAGATGACTCTCTGATTTTCTAA
- the egfl6 gene encoding epidermal growth factor-like protein 6 isoform X3, with the protein MKPITVISALLLLLHVSSPCAKAHRQHRQVSTGNQPGVCRYGRRLECCYGWKKNRRGQCEAQCEPGCKHGECVGPNKCKCFLGYTGKTCNQDLNECGLIPRPCEHRCMNTHGSFKCYCLNGYTLMPDGSCANSRTCSLAHCQYGCEEVQGEIRCLCPSVGLQLAPDERTCVDINECVTGSNLCPYNRQCVNTFGSYFCKCQDGYDLKYVNGKYDCVDLDECASGTNKCSHQAVCLNTQGSYKCRCKSGFRGNGFECSVKPFYQRLWDGNKGSADHILNAIPESQVRPGIPGGKLENEEIKNIIPEPVLTPPPRIHQQRFDYGGEVYIGEPTAETPVDEFLDEEEEKEEEEEDNQLNPRGDVFTSEDFASVLGPAREVQQFETAPHQEEFIMDCNFDRGACEWVQDKADDMDWSVAYHGKGAEYYMSMSGLQGEQEDVAKLKLLLSDRTQQGSFCLTFNYRVVGHDVGSLKVLLDNNAYPVWEQNHSRNQGWQTELLTVAWKEEAPQSIIFEAQRGRGVEGEIGLDNVVLTSGPCQEDDSLIF; encoded by the exons ATGAAGCCAATCACTGTCATCAGTGCTCTTTTGCTCCTTCTCCACGTCTCTTCTCCGTGTGCAAAAGCGCACAG GCAGCACAGACAAGTTTCTACTGGAAACCAACCAGGTGTGTGTCGCTACGGTAGGCGGCTGGAGTGTTGCTATGGCTGGAAGAAAAATCGCAGAGGCCAGTGTGAGG CTCAATGTGAGCCAGGCTGCAAGCACGGCGAATGCGTTGGACCAAACAAATGCAAGTGCTTCCTGGGATACACGGGGAAAACGTGCAATCAGG ATTTGAACGAATGTGGCTTGATCCCTCGTCCGTGTGAACATCGCTGCATGAACACCCATGGCAGCTTCAAGTGTTACTGCCTCAACGGATACACGCTGATGCCTGATGGATCTTGCGCCA ATTCGAGGACCTGCTCGCTCGCTCATTGTCAGTACGGCTGTGAGGAAGTTCAGGGGGAGATTCGCTGCCTCTGTCCTTCTGTGGGGCTGCAGCTGGCTCCAGATGAGAGGACTTGCgtag ATATTAATGAATGCGTCACTGGAAGCAACCTTTGTCCATACAACAGACAATGTGTGAACACATTTGGCAGCTACTTCTGCAAGTGTCAGGACGGATACGATCTGAAATATGTCAACGGGAAATACGACTGCGTCG ACCTGGATGAGTGTGCATCCGGCACCAACAAGTGCAGCCATCAAGCTGTCTGTCTGAACACTCAAGGATCGTACAAGTGCAGGTGCAAGTCAGGCTTCCGAGGCAATGGCTTTGAATGCTCTG TCAAGCCGTTTTATCAGAGGTTATGGGATGGAAACAAAGGCAGCGCTGATCATATCCTCAACG CCATCCCAGAGTCCCAAGTAAGGCCCGGAATTCCAGGAGGTAAACTTGAGAATGAGGAAATCAAAAACATTATCCCTGAACCGGTTCTGACCCCGCCTCCGAGGATCCACCAGCAGCGTTTTGACTACGGCGGAGAGGTCTACATCGGCGAACCAACTGCGGAGACCCCAGTGGATGAGTTTCTtgatgaggaagaagagaaagaagaggaagaggaagacaacCAGCTCAATCCAAGAGGGGATGTTTTCA CATCAGAGGATTTTGCATCAGTTCTTGGTCCAGCCAGAGAGGTCCAACAGTTTGAAACGGCGCCACATCAGGAAG AGTTTATCATGGACTGCAACTTTGATCGAGGAGCATGCGAGTGGGTGCAAGACAAGGCTGATGACATGGACTGGAGTGTAGCCTACCATGGCAAAG GTGCTGAGTACTACATGTCCATGAGTGGTCTGCAAGGGGAGCAAGAGGACGTGGCCAAGCTCAAGTTGCTACTCAGTGACCGAACCCAGCAGGGCAGCTTCTGCCTGACATTCAACTATCGTGTGGTGGGTCACGACGTTGGCTCGCTCAAGGTGCTGCTGGACAACAACGCTTACCCGGTGTGGGAACAGAACCACAGCAGGAATCAGGGATGGCAGACAGAGCTCCTCACTGTGGCCTGGAAAGAGGAAGCGCCACAATCA ATCATCTTTGAAGCTCAGCGCGGGAGAGGAGTCGAAGGGGAGATCGGATTAGACAACGTTGTTCTAACTTCAGGGCCATGTCAAGAAGATGACTCTCTGATTTTCTAA
- the egfl6 gene encoding epidermal growth factor-like protein 6 isoform X5, protein MKPITVISALLLLLHVSSPCAKAHRQHRQVSTGNQPGVCRYGRRLECCYGWKKNRRGQCEAQCEPGCKHGECVGPNKCKCFLGYTGKTCNQDLNECGLIPRPCEHRCMNTHGSFKCYCLNGYTLMPDGSCANSRTCSLAHCQYGCEEVQGEIRCLCPSVGLQLAPDERTCVDINECVTGSNLCPYNRQCVNTFGSYFCKCQDGYDLKYVNGKYDCVDLDECASGTNKCSHQAVCLNTQGSYKCRCKSGFRGNGFECSAIPESQVRPGIPGGKLENEEIKNIIPEPVLTPPPRIHQQRFDYGGEVYIGEPTAETPVDEFLDEEEEKEEEEEDNQLNPRGDVFTSEDFASVLGPAREVQQFETAPHQEEFIMDCNFDRGACEWVQDKADDMDWSVAYHGKGAEYYMSMSGLQGEQEDVAKLKLLLSDRTQQGSFCLTFNYRVVGHDVGSLKVLLDNNAYPVWEQNHSRNQGWQTELLTVAWKEEAPQSIIFEAQRGRGVEGEIGLDNVVLTSGPCQEDDSLIF, encoded by the exons ATGAAGCCAATCACTGTCATCAGTGCTCTTTTGCTCCTTCTCCACGTCTCTTCTCCGTGTGCAAAAGCGCACAG GCAGCACAGACAAGTTTCTACTGGAAACCAACCAGGTGTGTGTCGCTACGGTAGGCGGCTGGAGTGTTGCTATGGCTGGAAGAAAAATCGCAGAGGCCAGTGTGAGG CTCAATGTGAGCCAGGCTGCAAGCACGGCGAATGCGTTGGACCAAACAAATGCAAGTGCTTCCTGGGATACACGGGGAAAACGTGCAATCAGG ATTTGAACGAATGTGGCTTGATCCCTCGTCCGTGTGAACATCGCTGCATGAACACCCATGGCAGCTTCAAGTGTTACTGCCTCAACGGATACACGCTGATGCCTGATGGATCTTGCGCCA ATTCGAGGACCTGCTCGCTCGCTCATTGTCAGTACGGCTGTGAGGAAGTTCAGGGGGAGATTCGCTGCCTCTGTCCTTCTGTGGGGCTGCAGCTGGCTCCAGATGAGAGGACTTGCgtag ATATTAATGAATGCGTCACTGGAAGCAACCTTTGTCCATACAACAGACAATGTGTGAACACATTTGGCAGCTACTTCTGCAAGTGTCAGGACGGATACGATCTGAAATATGTCAACGGGAAATACGACTGCGTCG ACCTGGATGAGTGTGCATCCGGCACCAACAAGTGCAGCCATCAAGCTGTCTGTCTGAACACTCAAGGATCGTACAAGTGCAGGTGCAAGTCAGGCTTCCGAGGCAATGGCTTTGAATGCTCTG CCATCCCAGAGTCCCAAGTAAGGCCCGGAATTCCAGGAGGTAAACTTGAGAATGAGGAAATCAAAAACATTATCCCTGAACCGGTTCTGACCCCGCCTCCGAGGATCCACCAGCAGCGTTTTGACTACGGCGGAGAGGTCTACATCGGCGAACCAACTGCGGAGACCCCAGTGGATGAGTTTCTtgatgaggaagaagagaaagaagaggaagaggaagacaacCAGCTCAATCCAAGAGGGGATGTTTTCA CATCAGAGGATTTTGCATCAGTTCTTGGTCCAGCCAGAGAGGTCCAACAGTTTGAAACGGCGCCACATCAGGAAG AGTTTATCATGGACTGCAACTTTGATCGAGGAGCATGCGAGTGGGTGCAAGACAAGGCTGATGACATGGACTGGAGTGTAGCCTACCATGGCAAAG GTGCTGAGTACTACATGTCCATGAGTGGTCTGCAAGGGGAGCAAGAGGACGTGGCCAAGCTCAAGTTGCTACTCAGTGACCGAACCCAGCAGGGCAGCTTCTGCCTGACATTCAACTATCGTGTGGTGGGTCACGACGTTGGCTCGCTCAAGGTGCTGCTGGACAACAACGCTTACCCGGTGTGGGAACAGAACCACAGCAGGAATCAGGGATGGCAGACAGAGCTCCTCACTGTGGCCTGGAAAGAGGAAGCGCCACAATCA ATCATCTTTGAAGCTCAGCGCGGGAGAGGAGTCGAAGGGGAGATCGGATTAGACAACGTTGTTCTAACTTCAGGGCCATGTCAAGAAGATGACTCTCTGATTTTCTAA